The Neobacillus sp. PS3-34 genome has a window encoding:
- a CDS encoding aspartate kinase, with product MGLIVQKFGGTSVGSAERILNVAERVREEKERGNDVVVVVSAMGKTTDQLVSLAKEIATQPNKREMDMLLTTGEQITISLLSMALNHKGIEAVSFTGWQAGIFTEDIHGNARITKIETDAVNKQLSKGKVVIVAGFQGITVDGEITTLGRGGSDTTAVALAAALKADKCDIYTDVTGVYTTDPRYVKDARKLLAVSYDEMLELANLGAGVLHPRAVEFAKNYNVPLEVRSSMEKISGTVIEEEATMEENLIVRGVAFEGEITRVTVLGLPNSLSGLSTIFTTLAKNHINVDIIIQSSTDAHATNLSFSIKSEDLEQTLTVLEENREVLEYEQIEWEMKLAKVSIVGSGMVSNPGVAAEMFKVLADHEIHVKMVSTSEIKVSAVVAETNMIRAVEVLHEAFNLSENKR from the coding sequence GTGGGATTAATTGTTCAGAAATTTGGTGGAACATCAGTTGGGAGCGCAGAAAGAATATTAAATGTGGCAGAGCGTGTCAGGGAGGAAAAGGAGAGGGGAAATGATGTGGTCGTTGTTGTTTCTGCAATGGGCAAAACAACTGACCAGCTCGTTTCACTTGCCAAAGAAATTGCTACCCAGCCAAACAAGCGTGAAATGGATATGCTTTTGACTACAGGGGAGCAGATAACCATTTCACTTTTATCAATGGCCTTGAACCATAAAGGTATTGAAGCTGTTTCATTTACAGGCTGGCAGGCAGGAATCTTCACAGAAGATATACATGGAAATGCCCGAATTACAAAAATTGAAACCGATGCAGTAAATAAACAGCTGTCAAAAGGTAAAGTTGTGATTGTAGCAGGCTTTCAGGGAATAACAGTTGATGGGGAAATTACAACCCTTGGCCGGGGAGGTTCAGATACAACAGCAGTTGCTCTGGCAGCAGCGCTAAAGGCTGATAAATGTGATATCTATACGGATGTTACGGGTGTTTATACTACAGATCCGAGATATGTGAAAGATGCAAGGAAGCTGCTGGCCGTATCGTACGATGAAATGCTTGAACTAGCTAATCTCGGAGCAGGGGTGCTCCACCCAAGAGCAGTCGAATTTGCGAAAAACTATAATGTCCCTCTTGAGGTTCGCTCAAGTATGGAAAAAATTTCAGGAACGGTAATTGAGGAGGAAGCAACGATGGAAGAAAATCTTATTGTGCGCGGAGTGGCATTTGAGGGGGAAATTACAAGAGTAACAGTCCTTGGACTGCCGAATTCCTTGTCCGGGTTATCCACTATTTTTACAACGCTTGCCAAGAACCATATCAATGTTGATATTATCATTCAAAGCTCGACGGATGCCCATGCCACAAATCTGTCTTTTTCCATTAAGAGTGAGGATTTGGAACAAACGCTAACTGTTCTCGAAGAAAACAGGGAGGTTCTCGAATATGAACAAATCGAATGGGAAATGAAGCTGGCGAAAGTGTCAATTGTTGGCTCTGGAATGGTTTCGAATCCAGGAGTGGCTGCAGAAATGTTTAAGGTTCTGGCCGACCATGAGATTCATGTTAAAATGGTGAGTACATCTGAAATAAAAGTTTCAGCGGTAGTGGCGGAAACGAACATGATTAGGGCTGTAGAAGTTCTGCATGAAGCCTTTAACCTTTCTGAGAACAAGAGATAA
- a CDS encoding DUF2507 domain-containing protein: MAGKRLARKYPLNSLDEINDFFVKASWGQLEMKTATKNEMEFEMNSPFIVSRVKSKSEYFFQLEAGFLAQQIELLKGAVTEAFEHPVKKAQKVQFTVKWDQKDTI; this comes from the coding sequence TTGGCCGGAAAGCGGCTTGCCAGGAAATATCCTTTAAATAGCCTTGATGAAATCAATGATTTTTTCGTAAAAGCCTCATGGGGCCAGCTTGAAATGAAAACTGCAACGAAAAATGAAATGGAATTTGAAATGAACAGCCCGTTTATAGTGTCCCGTGTAAAATCCAAGTCAGAGTATTTTTTTCAGCTTGAAGCAGGGTTTCTTGCCCAGCAAATTGAATTGCTGAAAGGTGCTGTGACCGAAGCATTCGAGCATCCAGTAAAGAAAGCCCAAAAGGTACAATTCACCGTTAAATGGGATCAGAAAGACACAATTTAA
- a CDS encoding succinate dehydrogenase cytochrome b558 subunit, with amino-acid sequence MAGNREFFNRRLHSLLGVIPVGIFLMQHLVVNHFATEGEESFNHAANFMGTLPFKIVLETVVIYLPLLFHAIYGLYIAFTAKNNTSRFGFFRNWMFTLQRVSGVITLIFIAWHLWETRIAAAFGSEVNFQMMENILSSPFMFWFYVVGIISTIFHFANGLWSFLVSWGITVTPRSQVISTYVTIILFLALSYVGISALVAFI; translated from the coding sequence ATGGCGGGTAATCGAGAGTTTTTTAATCGAAGATTGCATTCACTGCTTGGGGTAATTCCTGTTGGAATATTCCTTATGCAGCATCTTGTAGTGAACCATTTTGCTACTGAAGGGGAAGAATCATTTAATCACGCGGCTAATTTTATGGGCACTCTACCATTTAAAATAGTGTTAGAGACAGTTGTAATTTATTTGCCACTGCTGTTCCATGCAATTTATGGCCTTTATATTGCTTTTACTGCTAAAAACAATACTAGTAGATTTGGTTTCTTCCGTAACTGGATGTTCACTTTACAGCGTGTTTCCGGTGTTATCACGCTAATATTTATTGCGTGGCATCTCTGGGAAACACGTATTGCGGCAGCATTTGGATCAGAAGTTAATTTTCAAATGATGGAGAATATCCTCTCATCACCTTTTATGTTCTGGTTCTATGTGGTCGGAATTATTTCAACTATCTTTCACTTTGCGAACGGACTTTGGTCATTCTTGGTCAGCTGGGGAATTACAGTTACTCCTCGGTCACAGGTCATTTCAACCTACGTAACAATCATATTGTTCCTTGCACTTTCTTACGTTGGAATTAGTGCGCTTGTCGCTTTCATTTAA
- the sdhA gene encoding succinate dehydrogenase flavoprotein subunit — MGKGKVIIVGGGFAGLMATIKVAETGTPVELFSLVPVKRSHSVCAQGGINGAVNTKGEGDSPWIHFDDTIYGGDFLANQPPVKAMCEAAPSIIHLFDRMGVMFNRTPEGLLDFRRFGGTQHHRTAFAGATTGQQLLYALDEQVRRYEVAGLVTKYEGWEFLGAVVDDEGVCRGITAQNLVSMETKAFSADAVIMATGGPGIIFGKSTNSVINTGSAASILYQQGAYYANGEFIQIHPTAIPGDDKLRLMSESARGEGGRVWTYKDGKPWYFLEEKYPAYGNLVPRDIATREIFHVCVDMKMGINGENMVFLDLSHKDPKELDIKLGGIIEIYEKFMGDDPRKVPMKIFPAVHYSMGGLWVDYDQMTNIPGLFAAGECDYSQHGANRLGANSLLSAVFGGMVAGRNAVKYIDGMEKSTDSISSSVFDQHVKQEEAKWNKIMSFNGSENAYVLHKELGEWMTDNVTVVRHNDKLQQTDDKIQELLERYENININDTAKWSNQGAAFTRQLQNMLQLARVVTIGALNRNESRGAHYKPDFPERNDEEFLKTTMAKFVDSKTAPAFHYEDVDTSLIAPRKRDYSKKKKGE; from the coding sequence ATGGGTAAAGGAAAGGTTATTATTGTCGGCGGCGGTTTCGCCGGCTTAATGGCAACAATTAAAGTTGCAGAAACGGGAACGCCGGTAGAATTATTTTCACTTGTTCCGGTGAAGCGTTCTCACTCTGTTTGTGCCCAGGGCGGTATTAATGGAGCTGTAAATACAAAAGGAGAAGGGGATTCACCATGGATCCACTTTGACGATACGATTTATGGTGGAGACTTTTTGGCCAACCAGCCTCCGGTAAAAGCAATGTGTGAAGCTGCACCAAGCATAATACATTTATTTGACCGTATGGGTGTTATGTTTAACCGTACACCTGAAGGACTTCTTGATTTCCGACGCTTTGGTGGAACTCAACATCATCGTACAGCTTTTGCGGGCGCCACCACGGGCCAGCAGCTGTTATATGCTTTGGATGAGCAGGTTCGCCGCTATGAAGTGGCAGGATTGGTTACAAAATACGAGGGCTGGGAATTTCTTGGAGCTGTTGTTGATGACGAGGGAGTCTGCCGCGGGATTACTGCCCAGAACCTGGTATCAATGGAGACGAAGGCTTTTTCTGCAGATGCGGTAATTATGGCAACTGGCGGACCTGGAATTATTTTTGGAAAATCAACTAACTCTGTTATCAATACAGGTTCTGCTGCATCCATTCTTTATCAGCAGGGCGCTTATTATGCCAACGGTGAGTTTATCCAGATTCACCCGACTGCAATTCCTGGAGATGACAAGCTTCGCCTTATGAGTGAATCTGCACGTGGTGAAGGCGGACGTGTTTGGACATATAAAGATGGCAAGCCATGGTATTTCCTTGAAGAAAAATATCCAGCTTACGGAAACCTTGTTCCACGTGATATTGCAACACGTGAAATTTTTCACGTCTGTGTTGATATGAAAATGGGCATAAACGGTGAAAATATGGTATTCCTTGATCTTTCCCATAAAGATCCAAAGGAATTGGATATTAAGCTTGGCGGAATAATTGAAATCTATGAAAAATTCATGGGTGACGATCCGCGTAAGGTTCCAATGAAGATTTTCCCTGCTGTTCATTACTCAATGGGTGGATTATGGGTTGATTATGATCAAATGACCAATATTCCTGGACTTTTTGCCGCTGGTGAATGTGATTATTCTCAGCACGGAGCAAACCGTTTAGGCGCAAACTCACTGCTATCTGCCGTTTTCGGCGGGATGGTTGCAGGGCGAAATGCGGTTAAATATATTGATGGCATGGAAAAGAGTACAGATTCTATTTCTTCCTCAGTATTTGACCAGCATGTAAAGCAGGAAGAAGCGAAATGGAATAAAATCATGTCCTTCAATGGATCAGAAAATGCATACGTACTTCATAAAGAGCTTGGCGAATGGATGACAGATAATGTAACAGTAGTCCGCCATAACGATAAATTGCAGCAGACGGATGATAAAATCCAGGAATTGCTTGAGCGGTATGAAAATATCAATATTAACGATACAGCAAAATGGAGCAACCAAGGTGCAGCCTTCACAAGACAGCTGCAAAATATGCTTCAGCTGGCACGTGTCGTTACAATTGGCGCTTTAAATCGTAATGAAAGCCGAGGAGCTCATTATAAGCCTGACTTCCCAGAAAGAAATGATGAGGAATTCCTAAAAACGACAATGGCTAAATTCGTGGATTCAAAAACTGCCCCTGCTTTCCATTATGAAGATGTGGATACATCGTTAATTGCGCCGAGAAAACGCGACTATTCGAAAAAGAAGAAGGGGGAGTAG
- a CDS encoding class D sortase yields MKKLNSFLPLIIASAGILLLCMGTWQLADSKLKTEHSLKEAKKVVREQIKWNLPDKSKKKFKAGYGETIGVLRIPRIKSELAIVEDTDPNDLEKGVGHYKGSFYPGENGQIVLSGHRDTVFRHLGELKIGDFFNVEMPYGKFTYEIFKTKIVDANDTSIITLQNREEELIVTTCYPFRYVGNAPKRYILYAKEKKH; encoded by the coding sequence ATGAAAAAGCTTAATTCTTTTTTACCATTAATAATTGCATCCGCCGGTATTCTGCTGCTATGTATGGGTACATGGCAATTAGCTGATTCTAAATTGAAAACGGAACATTCATTAAAGGAAGCGAAGAAAGTTGTACGAGAGCAAATTAAATGGAATCTACCGGATAAAAGCAAAAAGAAATTTAAAGCGGGATACGGTGAAACCATTGGTGTCCTCCGTATCCCGAGAATAAAATCCGAATTGGCCATAGTGGAAGACACAGACCCAAATGATCTCGAAAAGGGGGTTGGCCATTACAAGGGTTCCTTTTATCCTGGTGAAAATGGACAAATCGTTTTATCCGGACATCGCGATACTGTATTTCGACACCTTGGTGAATTAAAAATCGGAGACTTTTTCAATGTAGAAATGCCTTACGGAAAATTCACCTACGAAATTTTTAAGACAAAAATTGTTGATGCAAATGATACTAGCATCATTACTCTTCAAAATCGGGAAGAGGAACTAATCGTTACGACCTGCTATCCTTTCAGATACGTGGGAAACGCCCCTAAAAGGTATATTCTTTACGCAAAAGAGAAAAAACACTGA
- a CDS encoding pullulanase-associated domain-containing protein, with amino-acid sequence MGDPNLSFTPPATDNYVFVFDALDQRKVTVQPAQQKITTKVKVHYQPRAGDTKDWNLWIWPDGMGGQVKNFTGTDEFGKVADLELDGDYNKVGFIVRTDNWADKDGGDRFINDIWYGHNEVWIKQETIRFTQVILTEQHLRKHLILLRSNSIITVMI; translated from the coding sequence ATGGGGGATCCGAACCTTTCATTTACCCCGCCGGCAACAGACAATTATGTATTTGTATTCGATGCGCTTGACCAGAGAAAAGTGACTGTTCAACCTGCACAACAAAAGATTACTACCAAAGTCAAAGTCCATTATCAGCCAAGAGCAGGGGATACAAAGGATTGGAACCTTTGGATATGGCCTGATGGCATGGGCGGCCAGGTCAAGAATTTCACTGGCACAGATGAGTTCGGAAAGGTTGCTGATCTTGAGCTTGATGGTGACTACAATAAAGTAGGCTTCATCGTGCGTACGGATAACTGGGCCGACAAAGACGGCGGCGACCGATTCATCAACGATATATGGTACGGACATAATGAGGTGTGGATAAAGCAGGAGACGATACGGTTTACACAAGTAATCCTGACGGAACAACACCTCCGAAAGCATTTAATTCTATTGAGGTCAAATTCAATTATTACCGTTATGATTTAA
- the pulA gene encoding type I pullulanase → MDKAGDDTVYTSNPDGTTPPKAFNSIEVKFNYYRYDLNYDNWDIWVWTDKSGGQAVPLDKTTSFGKQGVLKLENLDGATKVGFIVRKSDWSSKDISEDRFITDFSADGKAEVWLAQGQRRIYDNPAKIDRTPRITKAAIDELNKITFETNFPFAYEEGKNPGIVLNGAEIEKVEAAGTVTGGLTNKVVIYTKNELDLSQAYTISKDGFGQATVQMGKVIGSKTFEDRFYYDGHDLGNTYTKEKTSFRLWAPTASEAKLVTYDRWNAATGTEIDMHRSVKGTWTAELSGDQKGLLYTYKVKVGDSWNEAVDPYVRATAVNGDKGAVVDLKETTPQNWKNTKPALKNREDAIIYETHIRDLTIDPNSGVSSAHKGKFLGVAETGTRGPNGVKTGLDHIKDLGVTHVQFIPMYDYNTASVDETHLDQPQYNWGYDPKNYNVPEGSYSTDPYTPTVRINEMKQMIQTLHDNNLRVVMDVVYNHMFSALESNFNKLVPGYYFRYNEDGSLSNGTGVGNDTASEHKMMSKFIVDSVTYWAKEYNIDGFRFDLMGIHDVDTMNAVRKALDEIDPSIIVIGEGWDLGTALDPELKANQKNAYKMPGIAHFNDDIRDGLKGSVFDGNDKGFINGKTDMELRIKKGVVGGIDYNDQIKNFAKDPEQTVTYVEAHDNNTLWDKLAITNGSDSDEVRKQMHKLASSIILTSQGMSFIHAGQDFMRTKNGNDNSYNAGDAVNQLDCADAASSMQRLSISRALYSLEKAILPSG, encoded by the coding sequence GTGGATAAAGCAGGAGACGATACGGTTTACACAAGTAATCCTGACGGAACAACACCTCCGAAAGCATTTAATTCTATTGAGGTCAAATTCAATTATTACCGTTATGATTTAAATTATGACAACTGGGATATTTGGGTATGGACAGACAAATCCGGTGGCCAAGCCGTTCCTCTTGATAAAACTACTTCATTTGGCAAACAAGGAGTTCTTAAACTGGAAAACCTTGACGGTGCTACAAAGGTAGGGTTTATCGTAAGAAAATCTGACTGGTCATCAAAGGATATTTCCGAAGATCGGTTTATTACTGATTTCAGCGCAGATGGCAAAGCTGAAGTATGGCTTGCCCAAGGTCAAAGGCGCATTTATGACAATCCAGCAAAAATTGACCGCACACCAAGGATTACGAAAGCAGCAATTGACGAGCTAAACAAAATTACTTTTGAAACAAACTTCCCATTTGCATATGAGGAAGGCAAAAATCCGGGAATCGTTCTGAATGGTGCTGAAATTGAAAAGGTGGAAGCAGCCGGAACCGTTACTGGAGGATTAACGAATAAGGTTGTAATTTATACGAAAAATGAACTGGATTTGTCACAGGCTTATACGATCAGCAAGGATGGGTTTGGCCAGGCAACCGTCCAAATGGGTAAAGTAATTGGCAGCAAAACGTTTGAAGACCGTTTTTATTACGATGGCCATGACCTTGGCAATACCTATACCAAAGAAAAAACAAGTTTCCGTTTATGGGCACCAACTGCAAGTGAAGCAAAGCTTGTGACCTATGATAGATGGAATGCAGCAACCGGAACAGAAATCGATATGCATCGTTCCGTTAAAGGCACATGGACTGCCGAACTTTCTGGCGATCAGAAGGGCTTGCTTTACACTTATAAAGTAAAAGTTGGCGATTCCTGGAATGAAGCGGTGGATCCATATGTACGTGCGACAGCAGTCAATGGAGACAAAGGTGCCGTAGTAGATTTAAAAGAAACAACTCCGCAAAATTGGAAAAATACAAAACCTGCTTTAAAAAATCGTGAAGATGCGATTATTTACGAAACGCATATCCGCGATTTGACAATCGATCCTAATAGCGGTGTAAGCAGCGCGCATAAAGGGAAATTCCTAGGGGTAGCTGAAACAGGAACCAGGGGACCGAATGGTGTAAAAACAGGTCTTGACCATATTAAAGATTTGGGAGTTACACACGTTCAATTTATTCCAATGTACGATTACAACACCGCAAGTGTGGATGAAACACATCTTGACCAGCCACAGTATAACTGGGGCTACGATCCGAAGAACTATAATGTGCCAGAGGGATCTTACTCTACAGATCCTTATACACCAACCGTCCGGATTAATGAAATGAAGCAAATGATCCAAACACTGCATGATAATAACCTTCGTGTGGTAATGGATGTCGTTTATAACCATATGTTTAGTGCGCTGGAATCTAACTTTAATAAGCTCGTTCCAGGATATTATTTCCGTTATAACGAAGATGGATCGCTGAGCAACGGAACGGGTGTAGGAAACGATACAGCATCAGAACATAAGATGATGAGTAAATTTATCGTTGACTCTGTTACTTATTGGGCAAAGGAATACAATATTGACGGATTCCGTTTTGATTTAATGGGAATCCATGATGTAGATACGATGAATGCAGTCCGTAAGGCATTGGATGAGATCGATCCTTCCATCATCGTAATCGGGGAAGGCTGGGATTTAGGAACTGCTCTTGACCCTGAACTTAAAGCAAATCAAAAGAATGCATATAAAATGCCGGGAATCGCTCACTTTAATGATGATATCCGTGACGGATTAAAAGGAAGCGTATTCGATGGCAATGACAAAGGTTTCATAAATGGAAAAACAGATATGGAACTTCGCATCAAAAAAGGTGTTGTAGGCGGAATTGATTATAATGACCAAATCAAGAATTTTGCAAAGGATCCTGAACAAACGGTGACATACGTTGAAGCCCATGATAACAATACTCTTTGGGATAAGCTGGCCATCACAAATGGCAGTGATTCAGATGAAGTCAGAAAGCAGATGCATAAGCTTGCTTCTTCCATCATCTTAACTTCGCAAGGTATGTCGTTTATCCACGCTGGCCAGGATTTCATGAGGACCAAAAATGGAAATGACAACAGCTATAATGCCGGGGACGCGGTCAATCAGCTTGATTGCGCCGACGCAGCCAGTTCGATGCAGAGGTTGAGTATTTCAAGGGCCTTATACAGCTTAGAAAAAGCCATCCTGCCTTCAGGATGA
- a CDS encoding alpha-1,6-glucosidase domain-containing protein: protein MRRRSQFDAEVEYFKGLIQLRKSHPAFRMTTADDIRHHLSFLDAPANSVAYVIKGNANGDSAGQLAVVYNANRSPVEITLPTHGNWRLLVNGVRAGNDVLEIIKGNKVTVPGLSTYVLALGDEEQGGDNPGKDPGKDPGKDPGKDPGKDPGKDSGNNPGDNPGGKPNVPSKDIQIGTKYVNGKTVINSKDLINGIKAALKAHSNIVINIGKKESVKLEFTKDQVNLIKSSGKSFYVKSNGADILVPLKAVEVKKTFVLDLRKTTYVRGSVGPAYAVNLFADGKPINKLKQKAVLSIIVDPKKVTNSSSLKVSYFNTTKKKWETVSGAVFKNGKLTVSIDRPGTYVAVEVFKSK from the coding sequence TTGCGCCGACGCAGCCAGTTCGATGCAGAGGTTGAGTATTTCAAGGGCCTTATACAGCTTAGAAAAAGCCATCCTGCCTTCAGGATGACAACGGCGGATGACATTAGGCATCACCTGAGCTTCCTTGACGCACCAGCAAATTCTGTAGCATATGTCATTAAAGGCAATGCAAATGGTGATTCTGCCGGTCAATTGGCTGTGGTTTACAATGCAAATAGGTCACCAGTAGAAATTACACTCCCTACACATGGAAACTGGAGATTGCTTGTAAATGGAGTAAGAGCAGGGAATGATGTACTTGAAATAATTAAAGGCAATAAAGTAACAGTTCCGGGACTGAGCACTTATGTTCTAGCTTTAGGGGACGAAGAGCAGGGTGGAGACAATCCAGGAAAAGATCCAGGGAAAGATCCAGGGAAAGATCCAGGGAAAGATCCAGGGAAAGATCCAGGGAAAGATTCAGGGAATAACCCAGGTGACAATCCAGGAGGAAAGCCAAATGTTCCTTCAAAAGATATCCAAATAGGAACAAAATATGTAAATGGTAAAACTGTAATTAATTCTAAGGATTTAATTAACGGAATTAAGGCTGCATTAAAAGCCCATTCGAATATTGTAATCAATATTGGAAAAAAAGAGTCAGTTAAACTTGAATTTACAAAAGACCAAGTGAATCTGATAAAATCGAGCGGGAAGTCATTTTACGTGAAGAGCAACGGTGCAGATATTCTTGTTCCATTAAAAGCTGTTGAAGTGAAGAAAACGTTCGTGCTTGATTTAAGAAAGACGACGTACGTAAGAGGATCTGTTGGTCCTGCGTATGCAGTAAATCTTTTTGCTGATGGAAAACCAATTAATAAATTAAAGCAAAAAGCAGTTCTAAGTATCATCGTTGACCCTAAAAAGGTGACAAATTCAAGCAGCTTAAAAGTTTCCTATTTTAATACAACAAAGAAAAAGTGGGAAACCGTATCAGGTGCCGTATTTAAAAATGGCAAACTGACTGTCAGCATTGACCGTCCTGGCACGTATGTTGCTGTCGAAGTTTTCAAAAGTAAATAA
- a CDS encoding thioesterase family protein: MNRIDYIKEINGWEDEFQFYYRVKVRFSDTDMFRHLNNTVPFSYFEEARIEYFKSLGFMQDWVKPDSKTIPVVANLQCDFLKQVYYDEKLKIYVKAESVGNSSADLHYMGKREDGDICFVGRGTIVQISSRTGKGVPWTDEMRKLFMEQKAIRA, from the coding sequence ATGAACAGAATAGATTACATCAAGGAAATTAACGGATGGGAAGATGAATTTCAGTTTTATTACCGGGTGAAAGTGCGTTTTTCTGATACGGATATGTTTAGGCATTTAAATAATACTGTGCCTTTTTCTTATTTTGAAGAAGCGAGAATCGAGTATTTTAAGAGCCTTGGTTTTATGCAGGACTGGGTAAAGCCAGATAGTAAAACTATACCTGTTGTAGCGAATCTTCAATGCGATTTCTTAAAACAGGTTTATTATGATGAAAAACTTAAAATCTACGTAAAAGCCGAAAGCGTTGGAAATTCCTCTGCAGATCTTCATTATATGGGTAAGAGGGAAGATGGAGACATTTGCTTTGTTGGCAGGGGAACTATCGTGCAGATTTCTTCTAGGACTGGTAAAGGGGTTCCATGGACGGATGAAATGCGGAAGCTGTTCATGGAACAAAAGGCAATTAGGGCATAA
- a CDS encoding response regulator transcription factor: MKENEYTHKPLLTKREREVFELLVQDKTTKEIAGDLFISEKTVRNHISNAMQKLGVKGRSQAVVELLRMGELEL; the protein is encoded by the coding sequence TTGAAGGAGAATGAATACACGCACAAGCCATTACTCACCAAACGTGAAAGAGAAGTATTCGAACTGTTAGTACAAGATAAAACAACGAAAGAAATCGCTGGTGATTTATTTATAAGCGAAAAAACGGTTCGAAATCATATTTCAAATGCGATGCAAAAGCTTGGTGTAAAGGGGCGTTCACAAGCTGTTGTAGAGCTCCTCAGAATGGGAGAGCTAGAACTATAA
- a CDS encoding MarR family transcriptional regulator gives MNAEDLKRNNKDIVADIEKDLRYISGIIKQKGRELLSTYTITPPQFVALQWLFEDGDMTIGELSNKMFLAFSTTTDLVDRMEKNKLVMRVKDPNDRRVVRIHLLDEGERIIGEVIKKRQGYLQEVLKNFSSEEIQVLQNNLTKLHLEMREE, from the coding sequence ATGAATGCTGAGGATCTGAAACGAAATAATAAGGACATTGTGGCTGATATTGAGAAGGATTTACGTTACATATCCGGTATTATCAAGCAAAAAGGAAGAGAACTTTTAAGCACTTATACTATTACACCTCCCCAGTTTGTGGCTTTGCAGTGGCTGTTTGAGGATGGGGATATGACAATAGGAGAGCTTTCCAATAAAATGTTCCTTGCCTTCAGTACTACTACCGACCTTGTCGACAGAATGGAAAAGAATAAGCTCGTCATGAGGGTTAAGGATCCAAATGACCGCCGTGTAGTGCGAATTCATCTGCTAGATGAGGGTGAACGGATTATAGGTGAAGTAATTAAGAAACGGCAGGGATACCTGCAGGAGGTTCTTAAAAACTTTTCATCAGAAGAAATCCAGGTTCTGCAGAATAACTTAACAAAATTGCATCTTGAAATGCGTGAAGAATGA
- the racE gene encoding glutamate racemase yields the protein MKRPIGVIDSGVGGVTVAKEMMRQLPKEKIIYLGDTARCPYGPRTKLEVKKFTWQMTTFLVQKNIKMLVIACNTATAAVLEEIQKELSIPVIGVIFPGARAAIKKTNNYRVGVIGTIGTVKSGAYEKALKALNSRLFVTSLACPKFVPLVESAEYEGSLAEKIVKESLEPLKDQNLDTLILGCTHYPLLEPLIKKFMGPEVSVISSGDETAREISTILQYNGMLNEAEDDPIHEFFTTGSHAIFSKIASQWLGRNINNVETIKLGN from the coding sequence TTGAAACGACCAATAGGAGTAATTGATTCCGGTGTTGGCGGCGTTACCGTTGCTAAAGAGATGATGAGGCAGCTGCCAAAAGAAAAGATTATTTATCTTGGAGATACAGCCAGATGTCCATATGGACCAAGGACTAAATTAGAAGTGAAAAAATTCACATGGCAGATGACAACATTTTTAGTCCAAAAAAATATTAAGATGTTGGTCATTGCCTGCAATACAGCAACAGCTGCTGTCCTTGAAGAAATTCAAAAGGAATTATCCATTCCTGTAATAGGGGTTATTTTTCCTGGAGCGCGGGCAGCTATTAAAAAAACCAATAACTATAGGGTTGGTGTTATTGGGACAATTGGAACGGTTAAAAGCGGTGCTTATGAAAAAGCTTTAAAAGCTTTGAATAGCCGGCTATTTGTCACGAGCCTCGCCTGCCCCAAGTTTGTGCCACTTGTTGAGAGCGCGGAATATGAGGGAAGCCTCGCAGAAAAAATCGTAAAAGAGTCACTGGAGCCACTTAAAGATCAAAATTTGGATACCTTGATTTTAGGATGTACCCACTATCCTCTGCTCGAGCCATTAATTAAAAAATTCATGGGCCCAGAGGTAAGTGTGATAAGCTCCGGAGACGAAACCGCTCGGGAAATCAGTACGATTCTTCAATATAATGGGATGTTAAATGAAGCAGAGGACGATCCAATCCATGAATTTTTCACAACAGGATCACACGCCATCTTCTCAAAAATTGCATCTCAATGGCTTGGGAGAAACATCAATAATGTAGAAACGATTAAATTGGGAAATTGA